In a genomic window of Nocardia fluminea:
- a CDS encoding helix-turn-helix domain-containing protein, which yields MSIPDLGTTCRWIREDLGLTRDEAADVVGFSAVHLGRIERGEREPSLSTLEGVILGYRSDQAMAAHLHDLALPDIPLAPTHYLRTYVQAETALAVNLERFQARGVLAAYIDPMWNVLSRNDLFADALTGIDDVGSAPVWMFSEHAETVLVDPDGERSWAVAMMKSALGRHRTSVQAKELVAALAPSSEAQRLWAASVNVSRGRDSRCLLHAHGTNHSGISYQLSLTDSIVAKHIRLITATPESYSGPELD from the coding sequence GTGTCCATTCCAGACCTCGGCACGACGTGCCGGTGGATCCGCGAAGATCTGGGCCTTACTCGTGACGAGGCGGCAGATGTGGTCGGGTTCAGCGCGGTCCACCTCGGGCGCATCGAACGCGGCGAGCGCGAGCCGTCGCTGAGTACCCTCGAAGGGGTCATTCTCGGCTACCGATCTGACCAGGCGATGGCCGCGCACCTGCATGATCTCGCCCTCCCCGATATCCCGCTGGCCCCGACCCACTACCTTCGCACCTACGTCCAAGCCGAGACCGCGTTGGCAGTCAACCTCGAACGCTTCCAGGCCCGAGGAGTCTTGGCCGCCTATATCGACCCGATGTGGAATGTGTTGTCGCGCAACGACTTGTTCGCCGATGCACTGACCGGCATCGATGACGTTGGATCGGCACCGGTGTGGATGTTCAGCGAGCACGCCGAGACCGTCCTCGTCGATCCCGACGGCGAACGGTCCTGGGCGGTCGCGATGATGAAATCCGCGCTCGGCAGGCACCGGACTTCGGTGCAGGCAAAAGAACTCGTAGCCGCGCTGGCCCCGAGCAGTGAAGCTCAACGACTGTGGGCAGCGAGCGTGAACGTCTCCCGCGGCCGCGACTCCCGGTGCCTGTTGCACGCACACGGCACCAACCACAGCGGAATCTCCTACCAGTTGTCGCTCACCGACAGCATCGTCGCCAAGCACATCCGGCTGATCACCGCCACGCCAGAGTCCTACTCCGGACCCGAACTCGACTGA